In Scyliorhinus canicula chromosome 8, sScyCan1.1, whole genome shotgun sequence, one DNA window encodes the following:
- the LOC119970545 gene encoding cytochrome c oxidase subunit 7C, mitochondrial, which yields MLLARTIRNFSTSLIRRSHYEEGPGKNLPFSVENKWRLLAMMTVFFGSGFAAPFLLVWHQMLKK from the exons ATGTTGTTGGCACGAACGATCCGTAACTTTAGCACTTCCTTGATCCGCAGGTCGCACTATGAGGAAGGCCCAGGAAAG AACTTGCCATTTTCTGTGGAGAACAAGTGGCGGCTGTTGGCAATGATGACAGTATTCTTTGGCTCTGGCTTTGCTGCCCCATTTCTTTTAGTCTGGCACCAAATGCTCAAGAAATGA